In Methanobrevibacter sp., the following proteins share a genomic window:
- a CDS encoding TIGR03576 family pyridoxal phosphate-dependent enzyme yields the protein MIITNSLDEVKKREKALSIIKNIVESKGRDSLFDLTGLSGGFIASPSELSLLETYVGPAIFEEDLQKVGRQHMGGEKILPLNRTSSGILATILALVEKDSNVVHYLAELPAHPSIPRSCKLVGANYFETDVFEDFSIPDNTSLVVITGSTMDHKVIDEEEFRKVIDLAHENNIPVMVDDASGARLRTVVFNQQRACDLGADIAITSTDKLMPGPRGGLMAGRGELIDKIKVKVNQFGLEAQPPLVLAMLNGIKNFNEENLINSFSRKDELFKLLNEKFDYFETTPTGVMISPENLAKEISVPHNLSNNDLAFVLSFILLNDYGIITIPAVSMPGASATIRFDLSTNDAFNLNLNDLCKKIESSINKLQDVAINEDKCREIVF from the coding sequence ATGATAATTACTAATTCTTTGGATGAAGTCAAAAAAAGAGAAAAAGCCCTTTCAATTATTAAAAATATTGTTGAAAGCAAAGGCAGAGATTCCTTATTTGACTTAACTGGTTTATCTGGAGGTTTCATAGCTTCACCTTCAGAATTGAGTCTTTTAGAAACTTATGTTGGTCCGGCTATTTTTGAAGAAGACCTTCAAAAAGTAGGTAGGCAGCATATGGGTGGAGAGAAAATTCTACCCTTAAACAGGACTTCTTCAGGAATATTAGCTACAATCCTTGCTCTGGTTGAAAAGGATTCCAATGTTGTACATTATTTAGCTGAATTGCCAGCTCATCCATCTATTCCTCGCAGTTGCAAATTAGTCGGTGCTAATTATTTTGAAACTGATGTTTTTGAGGATTTTTCAATTCCGGATAATACTTCTTTAGTTGTAATAACCGGTTCCACAATGGATCATAAGGTCATTGATGAAGAAGAATTTAGGAAAGTCATTGATTTGGCTCATGAAAACAACATTCCGGTTATGGTAGATGATGCATCTGGCGCAAGACTCAGGACGGTTGTATTTAACCAGCAAAGGGCATGTGATTTGGGTGCAGATATTGCAATTACCAGTACTGATAAATTAATGCCGGGTCCTAGAGGGGGACTTATGGCCGGTCGTGGAGAGCTAATAGATAAAATCAAAGTTAAAGTAAATCAATTCGGTCTTGAAGCTCAGCCACCTCTTGTTTTAGCAATGTTAAATGGCATTAAGAATTTTAATGAGGAAAATTTAATCAATAGTTTTTCCAGAAAGGATGAACTGTTCAAATTATTGAATGAAAAATTTGATTATTTCGAAACTACTCCTACAGGGGTCATGATTTCACCTGAAAATTTAGCAAAGGAGATTAGTGTTCCTCATAATTTATCCAATAATGATTTGGCATTTGTATTATCATTCATATTGCTTAATGATTATGGAATTATTACTATTCCGGCTGTTTCAATGCCGGGTGCATCTGCAACAATAAGATTTGATTTATCAACTAACGATGCATTTAATCTAAATTTGAATGATTTATGTAAAAAAATAGAATCTTCAATTAATAAACTACAAGACGTAGCTATTAATGAAGATAAATGTAGGGAGATTGTATTCTAG
- a CDS encoding FumA C-terminus/TtdB family hydratase beta subunit encodes MERKLNVPIKDEDLSELKAGDVVYLTGNILTARDQAHKRLLEQGAPLDIEGAVLFHAGPIISEKDDGYEMVAIGPTTSMRMNPYQSDVLDMGPKIVIGKGGMDDTVREALKRNEALYVVATGGCAALYVDAVEEIESVDWLDLGMPEAIWNLKVKDFGPLIVAMDSHGNSLYD; translated from the coding sequence ATGGAAAGAAAATTGAACGTTCCAATTAAAGATGAAGATTTATCAGAATTAAAAGCAGGCGATGTAGTTTATTTAACAGGTAATATTTTAACTGCACGTGACCAGGCGCATAAAAGGTTGCTTGAACAAGGCGCTCCTTTAGATATTGAAGGTGCGGTGTTATTTCATGCAGGACCTATTATCTCTGAAAAAGATGATGGATATGAAATGGTAGCTATTGGACCTACCACTTCAATGAGAATGAATCCTTACCAGAGTGATGTTCTGGATATGGGTCCTAAAATTGTCATTGGTAAAGGCGGTATGGATGATACTGTGCGTGAAGCGTTAAAAAGAAATGAAGCTCTATATGTTGTAGCTACTGGCGGATGTGCAGCATTATATGTTGATGCTGTTGAAGAAATTGAAAGTGTAGACTGGTTAGACTTAGGAATGCCTGAAGCAATTTGGAATTTAAAAGTTAAAGATTTTGGACCACTCATAGTTGCAATGGACAGTCACGGTAACAGTCTTTATGACTGA
- a CDS encoding right-handed parallel beta-helix repeat-containing protein — MKYKKIMFMLVLAVFLLSITCVSASEIDDTLASEDTNTIGLSVDKDIIEDNLQTSEENDELASTDNDEAIAQTDTEVLGVDSAKYSDLAAEISQPGNINLTHKNYTYDKGETITISEDNKVIDGNGAVIDMNGSTIRAFHINASGVTIKNLTIKNANYNGNGGAIYFDSTGTVTNCNFTDNTASGDGGAVYFYDEGSVSNCNFTDNTANYGGSVFFNLTGNVTDCNFTNNQATSDGGAIYFAVDSNGIITNCNFVNNAADGWVGAVCFDGNGDVTNCNFTNNSAYYGGGAVLIYTGTLTNSNFVNNKGTIDYSYAGAVCMYSGTVENCNFINNTATDGDGGAIWICFGTVTNCNFVNNIASNGSAVYFNITGSVDNCNFTNNTATGNGGAIYLAEYSEGNVINCNFINNKATTDDSYGGAVCMYSGTVENCNFVNNTATDGDGGAIWICFGTVTNCNFVNNKATTDDSYGGAVCMYSGSVENCNFTNNNAVDCGGAVFFWDISNLTNCNFVNNFASNYGGAVYFNGTGEVANCNFVNSSASNCGGAVYFNSTGEVADCNFTNNNAVDCGGAIYMYSGTVSSCNFVNSSASNRGGAVYFNSTGGVSYCNFNNNQVNEEDNSYGGAVFMSSGSVENCNFTNNKAAVYGGAIYFSISGSTHTVTNCIFTNNSAMYGGGAILFTLNDYLANCIFINNSARAGGAVYFINNSEVTNCNFVNNFASVQGGALYFRSSSTVEKCNFTNNTADWGGAIRFIDMGNVTDCNFVNNTASTYNGGAMHFSGSGTVEKSNFINNIANTGGAIVFQDSDGNVTDCNFTNNYAVSAVGAILFYGIGNVTDCNFVNNTASIYDGGAVYFDSTGSVENCNFTNNSARYGGAVYFELGSNGTVKNCNFINNVALNVGGAVYYNSTGSVENCNFINNTASRDGGAILFEANANVTGCNFTGNSAKSRGGAVYFNRYANVENSKFSGNTAFNGGAVYFYEKGNVTDSNFADNSARTGGAIFIQTTFSNSKINSTFINNSAYQGGAVFFNDETSGNVIDGYFEGNVAERIGGAICFQNKSCDNVISAEFNNNRVNAASGGAIFFRNVAENNSFEGSFTNNYAVNGGAIFFYNKANNNRFDSDFMFNLANSSGGAIVFFGTSDKNNFTGCFINNSALGVQTGEMNGNGGAITFRDVSSNSVFTCDFINNTAVQHSGAVNYRLTPINITFNGNFVDNHATYGGAINFFESIENVLFNGEFMGNHAEFGGALYINGTGTVSDCNFTNNSAKFGGAVFISVSGNVANCNFIGNNATRGSAIYCDDASNNIVSNSVFLNNRANADDTTPFNVTVNGTSIEIAFLGQNNFLNAIYSDSNAEVAFTNVTYWGKNGVTTISSNISGSNREEGQNITVKGFVNGKSMDAVYVTDEDGKIVLEDVRDYYITVRHDADSYYTEAETVISGTTIIATKFDDIVVEGNNISMILKDANGNAIPNANISYTINNVSKTVVSDANGSLEIVGESGATIIVDYAGSDLYIPVNISIKLTVPAVMRQSTVILGNDFAQYACDFYEGERGGNFTFQLVDDEGNPIANKTIYIGYNGVTLNRTTDENGFANVQINLKNAGLYTFVIVFLGDEDYNASMAVHKVTIEKKTTSISASAKTFKTTAKTKKYTVTLKTIKGSSIDGKTYLAKGKKVTLKVNGKTYTAKTNAKGQVTFSIKITKKGIFTAVIKFAGDNTYKSVSKKVKITIK, encoded by the coding sequence ATGAAATACAAGAAAATAATGTTCATGCTGGTGCTTGCTGTTTTTCTATTAAGCATAACTTGTGTTAGTGCAAGTGAAATAGATGATACTTTAGCAAGTGAGGATACAAATACTATTGGGTTATCCGTTGATAAGGATATTATTGAGGATAATCTGCAAACAAGTGAAGAAAACGATGAATTGGCTTCAACTGATAATGATGAGGCTATTGCGCAAACTGATACTGAGGTATTGGGTGTGGATTCAGCTAAATATTCTGATTTGGCTGCAGAAATTAGCCAGCCAGGAAACATTAATTTAACCCATAAAAACTATACTTACGATAAGGGTGAAACCATTACTATCAGTGAGGACAATAAAGTCATTGATGGTAACGGTGCAGTCATTGACATGAACGGATCAACAATCAGGGCATTTCATATTAATGCTTCCGGTGTAACAATTAAAAACCTAACCATTAAAAATGCTAATTATAATGGTAATGGAGGAGCAATTTACTTTGATAGTACTGGTACTGTGACAAATTGTAATTTTACTGACAACACTGCTTCTGGAGATGGTGGTGCAGTTTACTTCTATGATGAGGGTAGTGTGTCAAATTGTAATTTTACTGATAACACTGCAAATTATGGGGGATCAGTTTTCTTTAATCTAACGGGTAATGTGACAGATTGTAATTTCACTAACAACCAAGCAACCAGTGATGGTGGCGCCATTTATTTCGCTGTAGATTCAAATGGTATTATAACAAATTGTAATTTTGTTAATAACGCTGCTGATGGTTGGGTTGGTGCAGTTTGCTTCGATGGCAATGGTGATGTGACAAATTGTAATTTTACCAATAACTCTGCTTATTATGGTGGCGGTGCTGTTTTGATTTATACTGGTACTTTAACAAATAGTAATTTTGTTAATAACAAAGGAACCATTGATTATAGTTATGCTGGTGCTGTCTGCATGTATTCCGGTACTGTTGAAAATTGTAACTTTATTAATAACACTGCTACCGATGGTGATGGAGGTGCCATCTGGATTTGTTTTGGTACTGTAACAAATTGTAATTTTGTTAATAACATTGCTTCCAATGGTAGTGCAGTTTACTTTAATATTACTGGTTCTGTTGACAATTGTAATTTTACTAATAACACAGCAACAGGTAATGGTGGTGCTATTTATCTTGCTGAGTATTCAGAAGGTAATGTGATAAATTGTAATTTTATTAATAATAAAGCAACCACTGATGATAGTTATGGTGGTGCTGTCTGTATGTATTCCGGTACTGTTGAAAATTGTAATTTTGTTAATAATACAGCTACTGATGGTGATGGAGGTGCCATCTGGATTTGTTTTGGTACTGTAACAAATTGTAATTTTGTTAATAATAAAGCAACCACTGATGATAGTTATGGTGGTGCTGTCTGTATGTATTCAGGCAGTGTTGAAAATTGTAATTTTACTAATAACAATGCTGTTGATTGTGGAGGCGCAGTTTTCTTTTGGGATATTAGTAATCTAACAAATTGTAATTTTGTCAATAACTTTGCTTCTAATTATGGTGGTGCTGTTTACTTTAATGGCACTGGTGAAGTAGCAAATTGTAATTTTGTTAATAGCTCTGCTTCTAATTGTGGTGGTGCTGTTTACTTTAATAGTACTGGTGAAGTAGCAGATTGTAATTTTACTAATAACAATGCTGTTGATTGTGGTGGTGCTATCTATATGTATTCCGGTACTGTGTCAAGTTGTAATTTTGTTAATAGCTCTGCTTCTAATCGTGGTGGTGCTGTTTACTTTAATAGTACTGGTGGGGTATCATATTGTAATTTTAACAACAACCAAGTTAATGAAGAGGATAATTCATATGGTGGTGCTGTCTTCATGTCTTCCGGTAGCGTTGAAAATTGTAATTTTACCAATAACAAAGCAGCAGTCTATGGTGGTGCTATTTACTTCAGTATTTCAGGTTCCACTCATACTGTAACAAATTGTATTTTTACCAATAACTCTGCTATGTATGGTGGTGGTGCAATTCTATTTACACTGAATGATTATTTAGCAAATTGTATTTTTATTAATAACTCTGCTAGAGCTGGTGGTGCCGTTTACTTTATAAATAATAGTGAAGTAACAAATTGTAATTTTGTTAATAACTTTGCTTCTGTACAGGGTGGTGCATTGTACTTCAGAAGTTCAAGTACTGTTGAAAAATGTAATTTTACTAATAACACTGCTGATTGGGGTGGTGCAATTAGATTTATTGATATGGGTAATGTAACAGATTGTAATTTTGTCAATAACACTGCTTCCACTTATAATGGTGGTGCAATGCACTTCAGCGGTTCGGGTACTGTTGAAAAATCTAATTTTATTAATAATATTGCTAATACTGGTGGTGCAATCGTATTTCAAGATAGTGATGGTAATGTAACCGATTGTAATTTTACAAATAACTATGCTGTTAGTGCAGTTGGAGCAATCCTATTTTACGGTATTGGTAATGTAACAGACTGTAATTTTGTCAATAACACCGCTTCTATTTATGATGGCGGTGCAGTTTACTTTGACAGTACCGGTTCAGTTGAAAATTGTAATTTTACTAATAACTCCGCCAGATATGGTGGTGCAGTCTATTTCGAACTGGGTTCTAATGGCACTGTTAAAAATTGTAATTTCATTAATAATGTCGCTTTAAATGTTGGAGGTGCAGTTTACTATAATAGTACTGGTTCTGTTGAAAACTGTAATTTCATTAATAACACTGCTTCAAGGGATGGCGGTGCAATTCTATTTGAAGCTAATGCTAATGTAACAGGCTGTAATTTCACTGGCAACTCTGCAAAATCACGTGGAGGTGCAGTTTATTTCAATAGATATGCCAATGTAGAAAACTCTAAATTCTCCGGCAACACTGCTTTTAATGGTGGTGCTGTTTACTTCTATGAAAAAGGAAATGTGACAGATTCTAATTTCGCTGATAACTCCGCTAGAACCGGTGGTGCAATATTTATTCAGACTACTTTTTCAAATTCCAAAATCAATTCCACTTTTATTAATAATAGTGCTTATCAGGGTGGTGCAGTATTCTTTAATGATGAAACTTCTGGTAATGTGATTGATGGTTATTTTGAAGGTAATGTGGCTGAAAGAATTGGTGGAGCTATTTGTTTCCAGAATAAATCTTGTGATAATGTAATTTCTGCCGAGTTTAATAATAATCGTGTTAATGCTGCTAGTGGGGGTGCAATATTTTTCCGTAATGTTGCTGAGAACAATAGTTTTGAAGGCAGTTTCACAAATAATTATGCAGTTAATGGTGGAGCAATCTTTTTCTACAATAAGGCTAACAATAACAGATTTGATTCTGATTTCATGTTTAATTTAGCTAATTCCTCCGGTGGTGCGATTGTATTCTTTGGTACTTCAGATAAGAATAATTTTACTGGTTGTTTTATTAATAATTCTGCTTTAGGAGTGCAAACTGGTGAAATGAATGGTAATGGTGGTGCTATTACTTTCAGGGATGTTTCAAGTAATTCCGTATTTACATGTGATTTCATTAACAACACTGCTGTTCAACATAGTGGTGCAGTAAATTATCGTTTAACTCCTATTAATATTACATTTAATGGTAATTTCGTTGATAATCATGCTACATACGGTGGTGCAATCAATTTCTTTGAAAGCATTGAAAATGTATTATTTAATGGTGAATTTATGGGTAATCATGCTGAATTTGGTGGTGCTCTTTACATTAATGGTACCGGTACTGTGAGTGATTGTAATTTCACCAATAACTCTGCAAAATTTGGTGGTGCGGTTTTCATCTCTGTTAGCGGTAATGTGGCAAATTGTAATTTCATCGGCAATAATGCAACCAGAGGTTCCGCAATTTACTGTGACGACGCTTCAAATAATATTGTTTCCAATTCCGTTTTCTTAAACAACAGAGCAAATGCGGATGATACAACTCCATTTAATGTAACTGTAAATGGAACTAGTATTGAAATTGCATTCCTTGGTCAAAATAACTTTTTAAATGCTATTTACTCTGACAGTAATGCTGAAGTGGCATTTACCAATGTAACCTATTGGGGCAAAAACGGTGTTACAACTATCAGTTCCAATATTTCCGGATCAAACAGGGAAGAAGGTCAAAACATAACTGTTAAAGGATTCGTTAACGGTAAATCTATGGATGCTGTTTACGTCACAGATGAAGATGGTAAAATTGTTTTGGAAGATGTAAGAGATTATTATATCACTGTTCGCCATGATGCAGATTCATATTACACTGAAGCTGAAACAGTTATCTCAGGCACAACTATTATAGCAACAAAATTTGATGATATCGTTGTAGAGGGAAATAATATTTCCATGATATTGAAAGATGCTAATGGAAATGCAATTCCTAATGCAAATATTTCATATACTATAAACAATGTTTCTAAAACTGTTGTTAGTGATGCTAACGGTTCACTTGAGATTGTTGGAGAATCTGGCGCTACAATAATTGTTGATTATGCTGGAAGTGATTTATATATTCCGGTTAATATTTCAATCAAACTTACTGTTCCTGCTGTAATGAGACAATCAACTGTTATTTTAGGAAACGACTTTGCACAATATGCTTGTGATTTCTACGAAGGAGAACGTGGTGGAAACTTCACATTCCAACTTGTAGATGATGAGGGAAATCCTATTGCAAACAAAACCATCTACATCGGTTACAATGGCGTAACATTAAACAGAACCACTGATGAAAACGGTTTCGCAAATGTTCAGATTAACCTCAAAAACGCAGGCCTGTACACCTTTGTAATCGTATTCCTAGGTGACGAAGACTATAATGCAAGCATGGCTGTACACAAAGTAACCATTGAAAAGAAAACAACATCAATATCTGCAAGCGCAAAAACATTTAAGACTACTGCAAAAACCAAAAAATACACAGTAACCTTAAAAACCATCAAAGGATCATCCATCGATGGAAAAACATACCTTGCAAAAGGCAAAAAAGTTACTTTAAAAGTAAACGGTAAAACCTACACTGCAAAAACAAATGCTAAAGGTCAGGTTACTTTCAGTATTAAAATAACCAAAAAAGGCATATTCACTGCAGTAATCAAATTCGCTGGTGACAATACATATAAATCAGTGTCTAAAAAAGTTAAAATTACAATCAAATAG